In Marivirga salinae, a single window of DNA contains:
- a CDS encoding DivIVA domain-containing protein, with protein MKITPLEIRQKEFEKGFRGYDKDDVKAFLASLSQEWEREMDMQKEIKLKLEAAEKEVDKLRQVESSLYKTLKTAEDTGANVITQANRTAELHLKETQMKADKLLSDAQQRAKDIVEDANHKAQTILEEMEDELKEVADGFKQLENHRDNVAEELKNLSTGLNDKVKKIEDRMQHVDIETHLKRARKAVKKIQNADGYELEELKSKPIEHEAAKPPKAESTPKQEEPAKEKKNKKEDGGEDTSFFDEITAD; from the coding sequence ATGAAAATTACTCCTTTAGAAATACGACAAAAAGAATTTGAAAAAGGCTTTAGGGGCTACGATAAGGATGATGTCAAGGCTTTTCTGGCTTCCCTTTCACAAGAGTGGGAGCGGGAAATGGATATGCAAAAGGAGATAAAATTGAAACTGGAAGCAGCTGAAAAGGAAGTTGATAAGCTTCGTCAGGTAGAAAGTTCGCTTTATAAAACCTTAAAAACTGCAGAAGATACCGGTGCCAATGTAATTACGCAAGCCAATAGAACTGCTGAATTACATTTAAAGGAAACTCAAATGAAAGCAGATAAATTATTGTCTGATGCACAACAAAGAGCTAAAGACATAGTGGAAGATGCCAATCATAAAGCTCAAACCATTTTAGAAGAAATGGAAGATGAGTTGAAAGAAGTAGCGGATGGATTCAAACAATTGGAAAATCATCGTGATAATGTAGCGGAGGAGCTTAAAAATTTAAGTACCGGCTTAAATGATAAAGTGAAGAAGATTGAAGATCGCATGCAGCATGTGGACATTGAAACTCACCTAAAAAGAGCTAGAAAAGCAGTTAAGAAAATCCAGAATGCAGATGGCTATGAATTGGAGGAGCTTAAATCTAAGCCCATAGAGCATGAGGCTGCAAAACCACCTAAAGCAGAAAGCACTCCTAAGCAGGAAGAGCCAGCTAAAGAAAAAAAGAATAAAAAAGAGGATGGGGGAGAAGACACATCTTTCTTTGATGAGATAACTGCGGATTAA
- a CDS encoding nucleotidyltransferase domain-containing protein, which produces MSFGLPDSLTEKITSILQNHSEVEEALIYGSRAKGNYREGSDIDMVLKGEQLTEAIRNQIFWEIDELNSPYTLDLSIYHQITSQELIQHIDRVGKTLYNRKKQTDRI; this is translated from the coding sequence ATGAGTTTTGGTTTGCCCGATAGCTTAACAGAGAAAATTACCAGTATCCTCCAAAATCATTCAGAAGTGGAGGAAGCTCTCATCTATGGCTCAAGAGCTAAAGGAAACTACAGAGAAGGCTCTGATATTGATATGGTGTTAAAGGGTGAGCAACTAACTGAAGCAATTAGAAATCAAATATTCTGGGAGATAGATGAATTGAATTCTCCTTACACTTTAGATTTGTCCATTTATCATCAAATCACATCTCAAGAATTAATTCAGCATATCGATAGAGTAGGAAAAACATTATATAACCGAAAGAAACAAACTGACCGAATTTAA
- the hutU gene encoding urocanate hydratase yields the protein METTKKYNPETYKTPTGTQLNCKGWVQEAALRMLLNNLDPEVAERPEELIVYGGRGKAARNFESLDLIIKALKDLEEDETLIVQSGKPVGILQTHKDAPKVLISNSQLVPNWANWKHFDELEKKGLMMYGQMTAGSWIYIGSQGIVQGTYETFSAIANKDFDGSLKGTLTVTAGLGGMGGAQPLAVTMNDGVCLVAEVEQWRIDKRIKTKYLDESIEDMDAAIDRALEAKKNQERVSIGVPCNAVHLLERLKERNVIPDVLTDQTSAHDPLIGYVPHQISLEESNVLREQDPDKYEELSYESMYRHVELMLELQKSGAVTFDYGNNLRARAQEKGLKNAFDFPGFVPAYIRPLFCEGKGPFRWAALSGDPADIAETDRVIKELFPENESLMRWMDMAQERIAFQGLPSRICWLGQGEREKAGLAFNKLVKEGKVKAPIVIGRDHLDTGSVASPNRETEAMLDGSDAVADWPLLNALVNTAGGASWVSLHHGGGVGMGYSIHAGMVIVADGTDDAEKRLKRVLRNDPGMGVIRHADAGYDIATDTARKHKLDIKERLK from the coding sequence ATGGAAACGACAAAGAAATATAATCCCGAAACTTATAAAACGCCAACAGGAACTCAACTCAATTGTAAAGGCTGGGTGCAGGAAGCTGCATTGCGTATGTTGTTGAATAATTTGGATCCGGAAGTGGCTGAAAGACCAGAAGAGTTAATTGTGTACGGTGGAAGAGGTAAAGCTGCCAGAAATTTCGAATCTCTTGATTTAATCATTAAAGCCCTGAAAGATTTAGAAGAGGACGAAACTTTAATTGTGCAATCTGGTAAACCCGTTGGAATTTTGCAAACTCATAAGGATGCACCTAAAGTACTGATATCTAATTCTCAATTAGTACCTAACTGGGCAAATTGGAAACATTTTGATGAGTTAGAGAAAAAAGGTTTGATGATGTATGGTCAAATGACGGCCGGGAGTTGGATTTACATTGGTTCTCAAGGAATTGTTCAAGGAACTTATGAAACTTTTTCAGCTATAGCCAATAAAGATTTCGATGGAAGTTTGAAAGGTACTTTAACTGTTACCGCTGGATTAGGCGGAATGGGAGGAGCTCAACCTTTGGCTGTGACCATGAACGATGGAGTTTGTTTGGTAGCAGAAGTAGAACAATGGAGAATTGATAAGAGAATCAAGACCAAATATTTGGATGAATCTATAGAAGATATGGATGCTGCCATCGACAGGGCTTTGGAAGCTAAAAAGAATCAGGAAAGAGTTTCTATTGGTGTGCCTTGCAATGCAGTTCATTTATTGGAAAGATTAAAAGAAAGAAATGTTATTCCTGATGTTTTAACCGATCAAACTTCTGCTCATGATCCTTTGATTGGGTATGTGCCCCATCAAATCAGTTTAGAAGAATCAAATGTGTTAAGAGAGCAGGACCCAGATAAATATGAGGAGCTTTCTTATGAATCGATGTACCGACACGTAGAATTGATGCTGGAACTGCAAAAATCAGGAGCTGTCACTTTTGATTATGGAAATAACTTAAGAGCCAGAGCTCAGGAAAAAGGCTTAAAAAATGCTTTTGATTTCCCAGGCTTTGTACCGGCATATATTCGTCCGCTTTTCTGCGAAGGAAAAGGGCCTTTCCGTTGGGCAGCACTTTCAGGTGATCCTGCTGATATAGCCGAAACGGATAGAGTGATAAAAGAATTATTTCCAGAAAATGAATCTTTAATGCGCTGGATGGATATGGCACAGGAAAGAATTGCTTTTCAAGGCTTGCCTTCAAGAATTTGCTGGTTAGGACAGGGTGAAAGAGAAAAGGCTGGATTGGCCTTCAATAAATTAGTGAAAGAAGGAAAAGTAAAAGCTCCAATAGTGATTGGTAGAGATCATTTGGATACCGGTTCTGTAGCCTCGCCAAATAGAGAGACGGAAGCCATGTTAGATGGTTCTGATGCAGTGGCAGACTGGCCGTTATTAAACGCTTTAGTGAACACCGCAGGAGGTGCGAGCTGGGTTTCTCTTCATCATGGTGGTGGAGTTGGTATGGGTTATTCCATTCATGCAGGTATGGTGATAGTGGCAGATGGTACAGATGATGCTGAGAAGAGACTAAAAAGAGTACTGCGCAATGACCCTGGAATGGGCGTAATTCGTCATGCTGATGCTGGCTATGATATCGCTACTGATACGGCAAGAAAACATAAATTAGATATTAAAGAAAGATTGAAATAA
- a CDS encoding DUF4174 domain-containing protein codes for MRYLLLFTYLIFTMSSTQAQITSLDDFRWKNRLLIIYSANQKSSLLEEQLAKISYKKEGYLDRDLKVIILKNQKVEIWNSTKNHNLQFNKIIKELNIDENKTYQNLLIGKDGGVKLRSNSPISNEKLFKTIDAMPMRQREMKDGN; via the coding sequence ATGAGATACCTTTTACTTTTCACCTACCTGATTTTCACTATGAGTTCCACTCAAGCCCAAATTACAAGTTTAGATGATTTCCGATGGAAAAACAGACTTTTGATCATTTACTCTGCTAATCAGAAATCTTCTCTATTAGAAGAGCAGCTAGCTAAAATCAGCTATAAAAAAGAGGGTTATTTGGATAGAGACTTGAAAGTTATCATACTGAAAAACCAAAAGGTTGAAATCTGGAATTCAACTAAAAATCACAACCTCCAATTCAATAAAATCATAAAAGAGTTGAATATTGATGAAAATAAAACTTATCAAAACTTATTAATCGGAAAAGATGGTGGTGTCAAATTGAGGAGCAACTCTCCTATCTCCAATGAAAAATTATTTAAGACTATAGATGCTATGCCGATGAGACAAAGAGAAATGAAGGATGGGAACTGA
- a CDS encoding porin family protein, whose translation MRLIFILFFLIFSFKAYSQIQPENEIYIKSGLSIGNYVSEGLYGMFIGEKYGFHGGFGRKFLSYKSFSINGEILFNQKGWKFENIPIPQYGNVDFIFTLNYLDLALFLDYKLINKLYIESGGQLSYMLNYDINDNNQLITYSNPNELEFSPIIGLRFEWNKYFSNYFRFTYGTWSQQGLFVDKNMVIMVGAYVSLNELVTKLRD comes from the coding sequence ATGCGCCTCATATTTATTCTTTTCTTTCTAATCTTTAGTTTTAAAGCTTACAGCCAAATTCAACCGGAAAATGAAATCTATATAAAATCAGGATTAAGTATAGGTAATTATGTGAGTGAGGGATTGTACGGCATGTTTATAGGAGAAAAATATGGTTTTCATGGAGGTTTTGGTAGGAAATTCCTCTCTTACAAATCTTTCAGTATAAATGGAGAAATTTTATTTAATCAAAAGGGTTGGAAATTTGAAAACATCCCTATTCCTCAATATGGTAATGTGGATTTTATTTTCACATTAAATTATCTCGATTTAGCTCTGTTTTTAGACTATAAGTTAATTAACAAACTATATATCGAAAGTGGTGGTCAACTAAGTTATATGTTGAATTATGATATTAATGACAACAACCAGTTGATTACCTATTCCAACCCAAATGAGTTAGAGTTTTCTCCTATCATTGGGCTAAGGTTTGAATGGAATAAATATTTCAGTAATTATTTTCGATTCACTTATGGCACCTGGTCTCAACAGGGTCTATTTGTAGATAAAAATATGGTGATAATGGTAGGTGCTTATGTTTCACTTAATGAATTGGTAACAAAATTAAGGGATTAA
- the folB gene encoding dihydroneopterin aldolase, which yields MKGKVALSGMAFYGYHGYYVEENKLGNHYTVDLVVETEFERMDDNLESTLNYENLYKTTDEVMKKPLKLLETLAFHIGKKILTENKSALKVLVRVNKMQPPIGALCEKAYVELEVDREDIF from the coding sequence ATGAAGGGAAAAGTAGCATTGTCCGGAATGGCATTTTATGGCTATCACGGTTATTATGTGGAGGAAAATAAACTAGGAAATCATTATACAGTTGATTTAGTGGTGGAAACCGAATTTGAACGTATGGATGATAATCTGGAAAGCACGTTAAATTATGAGAACTTGTACAAAACTACCGATGAGGTAATGAAAAAGCCCCTTAAATTATTAGAAACCCTGGCCTTTCATATTGGAAAGAAGATCCTGACCGAAAATAAATCTGCTTTAAAAGTATTGGTTCGTGTGAATAAAATGCAGCCTCCTATTGGGGCTTTGTGTGAGAAGGCTTATGTGGAATTAGAGGTGGATAGGGAAGATATTTTTTAA